From a single Methylosinus sp. H3A genomic region:
- a CDS encoding substrate-binding domain-containing protein → MARRLAFSLVAVAGLLATAPAHSQSLAQSPVQSPGIVARPQGVDDARGSIELVDPKVLRVCADPSNLPFSNRAGDGFENRLAELLAKKLGKDLAYSYYPGATGFIRNTLNAHLCDVVMGMPQGDDLVQPTNPYYRTSYAVVYRAGSDLEGLTSLADPRLAKDKRIGLVANTPPGNLLARYRLLAAVKSYPLVVDTRVDAPAADMIHDLESGAIDVAILWGPIAGYHVKKSGGGLKEALLTGDKGARMSFRIAMGVRHSDQEWKRELNRLIAQNQNEIDRLLAEFGVPLIDEADAPITPAP, encoded by the coding sequence ATGGCGCGTCGTCTCGCATTTTCTCTGGTCGCCGTCGCGGGCCTGCTCGCGACGGCCCCGGCTCATTCCCAGTCGCTTGCCCAGTCGCCGGTCCAATCGCCCGGCATCGTCGCCCGCCCTCAGGGCGTCGACGACGCCCGAGGGTCGATCGAGCTCGTCGATCCCAAGGTTCTGCGCGTCTGCGCCGATCCGAGCAATCTGCCCTTTTCCAATCGCGCCGGCGACGGCTTCGAGAACCGGCTGGCGGAGCTCTTGGCGAAGAAGCTCGGCAAGGATCTCGCCTATTCCTATTATCCGGGCGCGACCGGCTTCATCCGCAACACGCTCAACGCGCATTTGTGCGATGTGGTGATGGGCATGCCGCAGGGCGACGATCTCGTCCAGCCGACCAATCCCTATTACCGAACCTCCTATGCTGTGGTCTATCGCGCGGGCTCCGATCTCGAGGGGCTGACCTCGCTCGCCGATCCGCGCCTCGCCAAGGACAAGCGCATCGGCCTCGTCGCCAACACGCCGCCCGGCAATCTCTTGGCGCGTTATCGGCTGCTCGCGGCGGTCAAGTCTTATCCGCTCGTCGTCGACACGCGCGTCGACGCGCCGGCGGCCGATATGATCCATGATCTCGAGAGCGGAGCGATCGATGTCGCTATTCTCTGGGGGCCGATCGCCGGCTATCATGTCAAAAAGTCGGGCGGCGGGCTGAAGGAGGCCCTGCTCACAGGGGACAAGGGCGCGCGAATGAGCTTCCGTATCGCCATGGGGGTCCGCCATTCCGATCAGGAATGGAAGCGCGAGCTCAATCGGCTCATCGCGCAGAATCAGAACGAGATCGACAGATTGCTCGCCGAATTCGGCGTGCCGCTGATCGACGAGGCCGACGCGCCGATCACGCCGGCGCCGTGA
- a CDS encoding PQQ-dependent catabolism-associated CXXCW motif protein, with the protein MRSLEIARGFVAALGIASLAAGPAVAEPAPEPEGYRLSDYRAAVPAALRGARVIDTPQAFVLWQDQAAIFVDVLPRPPKPAGLPLDAVWRDKPRFDIPGSVWLPETGYGELPPASLRYFESGLERATAKDKRRPLVFYCLADCWMSWNAAKRALALGYSNVSWFPQGTDGWSAAGRPLEPREPEPRKD; encoded by the coding sequence ATGCGAAGTCTCGAGATCGCGCGCGGTTTCGTCGCAGCGCTCGGCATCGCCAGTCTCGCCGCCGGACCCGCTGTCGCGGAGCCCGCGCCGGAGCCGGAAGGCTATCGGCTCTCCGATTATCGCGCCGCCGTTCCCGCCGCTCTGCGCGGCGCGCGCGTGATCGACACGCCGCAGGCCTTTGTGCTCTGGCAGGACCAGGCGGCGATTTTCGTCGATGTTCTGCCGCGTCCGCCCAAGCCCGCCGGCCTGCCGCTCGACGCCGTCTGGCGCGACAAGCCGCGTTTCGACATTCCCGGCAGCGTCTGGCTCCCGGAGACCGGCTATGGCGAATTGCCGCCGGCCTCGCTGCGCTATTTCGAAAGCGGCCTCGAGCGCGCGACGGCGAAAGACAAGCGCCGTCCGCTCGTCTTCTATTGTCTCGCCGATTGCTGGATGTCGTGGAACGCGGCGAAGCGGGCGCTCGCGCTCGGCTATTCCAATGTCTCCTGGTTCCCGCAAGGCACAGACGGCTGGTCCGCCGCGGGGCGCCCGCTGGAGCCGCGCGAGCCCGAGCCCCGCAAGGACTGA
- a CDS encoding TetR/AcrR family transcriptional regulator, protein MKAPTKRSYVQTARAAASRETEDAILIAFRALLEERWYDELTLDEVAQRAGTTRQTVIRRFGGKAGLLAAFTRHIGKEIAARRAAIRPGDLAGAAAILVADYEATGETVLRLLSLEGRIPEISETLAVGRVGHRRWVELTFAPRLDAFAGDERKLRLSHLLVATDVWTWFLFRRTQGNSPDDTVRLMSAMIAELLD, encoded by the coding sequence ATGAAAGCTCCGACTAAGCGAAGCTATGTTCAGACGGCCCGCGCCGCCGCATCGCGCGAGACCGAGGACGCGATTCTCATCGCGTTTCGCGCCTTGCTCGAAGAGCGCTGGTACGATGAGCTGACCTTGGACGAAGTCGCGCAGCGCGCCGGCACGACGCGCCAGACGGTCATTCGCCGGTTCGGCGGCAAGGCCGGGCTGCTCGCCGCCTTCACCCGACATATCGGCAAAGAGATCGCAGCGCGTCGCGCCGCCATCCGGCCCGGAGACCTCGCGGGAGCCGCGGCCATTCTCGTCGCCGACTATGAAGCCACTGGCGAGACGGTTTTGCGCCTGCTCTCGCTCGAGGGGCGCATCCCCGAGATCAGCGAGACGCTCGCGGTCGGCCGCGTCGGTCATCGCCGCTGGGTCGAGCTGACATTCGCACCGCGCCTCGATGCTTTCGCCGGCGATGAACGCAAATTGCGGCTCTCGCATCTGCTCGTCGCGACCGACGTCTGGACCTGGTTTCTGTTTCGCCGAACGCAGGGGAATTCGCCTGACGACACTGTGCGGCTGATGTCCGCGATGATTGCCGAACTCTTGGATTGA
- a CDS encoding glycosyltransferase — protein sequence MAFQNEKSRLLVLGWEGGGNVPPTIATIRALAARGHDVRFIGDDCILPQARAAGARALPWTRAPNRRDLTPQSSFVRDWEQPNDTSAFFAWAQGVFLAPALRYAEDVVEAAQAEPTDAIIGSDVLFGGMVAAEALGLPHALLAANLSLVPLPGHPPFGPGFFPAGNDDERHRDREVMASVERMFDGFLPQINAARAKFQLPPLSRTLDQFRSDLLLLCTAKAFDFPVDYLPAHVRYVGPLLEQPAWALEGAAPQSDERPTVLVSFSTTYQRQEAALAATIEALGSLPVRGVVTLGVALAGLAPAAPPNVEILDGASHDEIIARAACVVTHGGHGTTLRALRAGAPILVLPMGRDQNDNAARVEYHGAGLRLSRDASAAEIAAAIRRLLDEPSFAGNAQRLALAIAGEGGGAERVVDEVEAMIRAAREPRRSAVGA from the coding sequence ATGGCGTTTCAAAACGAGAAATCACGACTGCTCGTGCTCGGCTGGGAAGGCGGCGGCAATGTCCCTCCGACGATCGCCACGATCCGAGCGCTGGCCGCGCGCGGACACGATGTCCGTTTCATCGGCGACGACTGCATATTGCCGCAAGCGCGCGCCGCCGGCGCCCGCGCGCTGCCATGGACGCGCGCGCCCAATCGACGCGATCTCACGCCGCAGAGCAGCTTTGTGCGCGATTGGGAGCAGCCGAACGACACATCCGCCTTCTTCGCCTGGGCGCAGGGCGTTTTTCTCGCCCCGGCGCTGCGCTATGCGGAAGACGTCGTCGAAGCCGCGCAGGCCGAGCCGACCGACGCCATCATCGGTTCGGACGTTTTGTTCGGCGGAATGGTCGCGGCCGAAGCGCTCGGGCTTCCTCACGCGCTGCTGGCGGCCAATCTCAGCCTCGTCCCCTTGCCGGGCCATCCGCCTTTCGGCCCGGGCTTTTTCCCCGCCGGAAACGACGATGAGCGCCACCGGGATCGCGAGGTCATGGCCTCGGTCGAGCGTATGTTCGATGGCTTCCTGCCGCAGATCAACGCCGCGCGCGCCAAATTCCAGCTGCCGCCGCTGAGCCGGACGCTCGATCAGTTCCGTTCGGACCTGCTGCTGCTCTGCACGGCGAAGGCCTTCGATTTTCCCGTCGACTATTTGCCGGCTCACGTGCGCTATGTCGGGCCGCTCCTCGAGCAGCCGGCCTGGGCGCTCGAAGGCGCCGCGCCGCAATCCGACGAGCGACCGACCGTGCTCGTGTCTTTCAGCACCACCTATCAGAGACAGGAGGCCGCGCTCGCCGCGACGATCGAAGCGCTCGGCTCGCTTCCCGTTCGCGGCGTGGTGACGCTCGGCGTGGCGCTCGCGGGACTGGCGCCGGCTGCGCCGCCCAATGTCGAAATTCTCGACGGCGCCTCGCACGACGAGATCATTGCGCGCGCCGCCTGCGTCGTCACCCATGGCGGCCATGGCACGACATTGCGCGCGCTCCGCGCTGGCGCGCCGATCCTCGTTCTGCCCATGGGGCGCGATCAGAACGACAATGCCGCGCGCGTGGAATATCACGGCGCGGGCCTTCGACTGTCGCGCGACGCGAGCGCGGCGGAGATCGCCGCCGCCATCCGCCGTCTGCTGGACGAGCCGAGCTTCGCCGGCAATGCGCAACGGCTGGCGCTGGCGATCGCTGGCGAGGGCGGCGGCGCCGAGCGCGTCGTCGACGAGGTCGAGGCGATGATCCGCGCGGCGCGGGAGCCTCGGCGAAGCGCCGTCGGGGCGTGA
- a CDS encoding DUF983 domain-containing protein, translating into MTTPSTTTALLRGFLRKCPRCGAGALFDGYLKRADACPHCAENFVGVDADDGPAWLTIGVVAHIIVPLLIFLETRGTMSYGAEAALLLSVTTISTLLLLPLCKGFFIAAVWSLSKKSD; encoded by the coding sequence ATGACGACGCCATCGACGACCACCGCTCTGCTGCGCGGCTTCCTGCGCAAATGTCCGCGCTGCGGCGCCGGCGCTCTCTTCGACGGCTATCTGAAGCGCGCCGACGCCTGTCCGCATTGCGCGGAGAATTTCGTCGGCGTCGACGCGGACGACGGGCCGGCCTGGCTCACCATCGGCGTCGTCGCCCATATCATCGTTCCGCTGCTCATCTTCCTGGAGACGCGCGGAACCATGTCCTATGGCGCGGAGGCGGCGCTGCTGCTCTCGGTGACCACCATCTCCACTTTGTTGCTGCTGCCCCTCTGCAAGGGCTTTTTCATCGCGGCGGTGTGGTCCCTGTCGAAGAAATCCGACTAG
- a CDS encoding Uma2 family endonuclease codes for MNPHLRPTGLPLETQAAEGLPRRCWSVAEIEEMLRAGIIDEDERFELIGGEVVPMSPKGARHEWVKIAVNRFLLKAAPQHLEVAPETTLRLDARTFVEPDFCVFPRGLPLTALDGPAVLLAIEIADSSLAYDKGRKIGVYAAFGVREVWVVDAVKAVTHVHRRLGATGYAEIVALAGSARLEPMLAPELAFSLAELGVTPGADRR; via the coding sequence ATGAACCCGCATCTCCGCCCGACAGGCCTCCCGCTCGAGACCCAGGCCGCCGAGGGACTCCCCCGGCGCTGCTGGAGCGTGGCGGAAATCGAGGAAATGCTCCGCGCCGGCATCATCGACGAAGACGAGCGGTTCGAGCTGATCGGCGGGGAGGTCGTGCCTATGTCGCCCAAGGGCGCCCGACACGAATGGGTGAAGATCGCAGTCAATCGCTTCCTTCTGAAGGCGGCGCCCCAGCATCTCGAGGTCGCCCCCGAGACTACGCTGCGCCTCGACGCGCGCACTTTCGTCGAGCCCGATTTCTGCGTTTTTCCGCGCGGCCTCCCGCTGACGGCGCTCGATGGCCCGGCGGTTCTTCTGGCCATCGAGATCGCCGATTCGAGCCTCGCCTATGACAAAGGCCGCAAGATCGGCGTCTACGCCGCTTTCGGCGTGCGCGAGGTCTGGGTCGTCGACGCCGTGAAGGCCGTGACTCACGTCCATCGGCGGCTGGGCGCGACGGGCTATGCCGAGATCGTCGCGCTCGCGGGCTCCGCGCGTCTCGAGCCCATGCTCGCGCCCGAGCTGGCCTTCAGCCTGGCCGAGCTCGGCGTGACGCCCGGCGCGGACAGACGGTGA
- a CDS encoding Eco57I restriction-modification methylase domain-containing protein: protein MDEPVAANTRKRRGVVYTPAPIARFLVARTIALTLDERRAALVAQHGGCETPAFWRAWLDALRSFKIVDPACGDGALLDAAFDEMARRYEETALGATILLDAARETIANNLFGVDIDARAVKAARRALWSRCPQIAATSEAESSRSEVTTGPRAFGLALDPNDPHDNLRAGDSLIDDSAARGGFDIVLGNPPYVRMEYLKAAKPYLTKHYAVAAERADLYAYFFEKGVRLLKDGGRLGFISSSSFFRTGAGETLRSFLTTHATIESVVDFGDLRVFDGVVTYPAIVTLKKSAERGDLSFLLLKDRAPETLETAFAASAERMPQARLGAAVWRFENEALALLRDKIAHGRKTLREVYGSPLWGIKTGLNEAFVLDGATRDALVAADPRSAEILKPYARGGDIGRWRRASEDWLVDAPKGAFDIAEYPAVEAWLAPLRLRLESRATQQRWFELQQAQLAYRARFAAPKIVFPDISQGPKFAFDESGMLIDATAFCLPCADLALLAFLNSRLCWFVLHSVSNPLRGGKWRLRLKTQYLEPLPLPDLDSASAERLAAAARANCDDARRRGETLDSEEAARLSARIEAREREIDAIVYASFGLSAAEVARLEASLDGQY from the coding sequence ATGGATGAACCCGTTGCGGCCAATACCCGCAAGCGCCGCGGCGTCGTCTACACGCCCGCTCCCATCGCCCGTTTTCTCGTCGCCCGCACCATCGCGCTGACGCTCGACGAGCGGCGCGCCGCTCTCGTCGCGCAGCATGGCGGATGCGAGACGCCCGCCTTCTGGCGCGCATGGCTCGACGCTCTTCGATCCTTCAAGATCGTCGATCCCGCCTGCGGCGATGGCGCGCTTCTCGACGCCGCCTTCGACGAAATGGCGCGACGCTATGAGGAGACGGCGCTCGGCGCGACGATCTTGCTCGATGCGGCGCGCGAGACGATCGCCAATAATCTCTTCGGCGTCGACATAGATGCGCGCGCGGTGAAAGCCGCGCGCCGCGCGCTGTGGAGCCGATGCCCGCAGATCGCCGCGACGAGCGAGGCTGAAAGCTCGCGGTCCGAGGTGACGACTGGACCGCGAGCCTTCGGGCTCGCTCTCGATCCAAACGATCCGCACGACAATTTGCGCGCCGGCGACAGCCTCATCGACGATAGTGCGGCGCGCGGCGGCTTCGACATCGTCCTCGGCAATCCGCCCTATGTGCGGATGGAATATCTGAAAGCGGCGAAGCCCTATCTCACGAAACATTACGCCGTCGCCGCCGAGCGCGCCGATCTCTACGCCTATTTCTTCGAGAAAGGCGTGCGATTGCTGAAGGACGGCGGGCGGCTGGGCTTCATCTCCTCGTCGAGCTTTTTCCGCACCGGCGCGGGGGAGACTTTGCGCAGCTTCCTCACCACCCATGCGACGATCGAGAGCGTCGTCGATTTCGGCGATTTGCGCGTCTTCGACGGCGTCGTCACCTATCCGGCGATCGTGACGCTGAAGAAGAGCGCCGAGCGCGGCGATCTGTCCTTTCTCCTGTTGAAGGATCGCGCGCCTGAGACGCTCGAGACGGCCTTCGCGGCGAGCGCGGAGCGCATGCCGCAAGCGCGGCTCGGCGCCGCCGTCTGGCGCTTCGAAAACGAGGCGCTGGCGCTGCTGCGCGACAAGATCGCGCATGGCCGCAAGACGCTGCGCGAGGTCTATGGCTCGCCGCTCTGGGGGATCAAGACCGGGCTCAACGAGGCTTTCGTGCTCGACGGCGCGACGCGCGACGCGCTCGTCGCCGCCGATCCGCGCAGCGCCGAGATATTGAAGCCCTATGCGCGCGGCGGCGACATCGGCCGCTGGCGCCGGGCGAGCGAGGACTGGCTCGTCGATGCGCCGAAGGGCGCTTTCGACATTGCGGAATATCCCGCGGTGGAGGCGTGGCTCGCGCCGCTGCGCTTACGGCTCGAAAGCCGCGCCACGCAGCAGCGATGGTTCGAGTTGCAACAGGCGCAGCTCGCCTATCGCGCGCGTTTCGCGGCGCCGAAGATCGTCTTTCCCGACATTTCGCAAGGGCCGAAATTCGCGTTCGACGAAAGCGGCATGCTCATCGACGCCACCGCCTTCTGCCTGCCCTGCGCCGATCTCGCGCTGCTCGCCTTTCTCAATTCGCGGCTCTGCTGGTTCGTCCTCCATTCGGTGTCCAATCCGTTGCGCGGCGGCAAATGGCGGCTGCGGCTGAAGACGCAATATTTGGAGCCGCTGCCGCTCCCCGATCTCGATTCGGCGAGCGCCGAACGGCTCGCGGCGGCGGCGCGCGCCAATTGCGACGACGCCCGCCGACGCGGCGAAACTCTCGATTCCGAGGAGGCGGCGCGCCTGTCCGCCCGGATCGAGGCGAGGGAGCGGGAGATCGACGCGATCGTCTACGCTTCCTTCGGTCTTTCGGCGGCGGAGGTCGCCCGGCTCGAAGCCTCGCTCGACGGACAATATTGA